One window of the Rhodococcus sovatensis genome contains the following:
- a CDS encoding TetR/AcrR family transcriptional regulator, giving the protein MTVQESKSGTLRDQRKAERRAQLLAAAAALFAERGFASVRLEDLGAAVGISGPAVYRHFPNKESVLTELLVEISVFLLDGGKRVVDQRPAGLDALFDLIEFHLDFAVGSPALIRIQDRDLHSLPEAARRKVRRMQREYVELWVTTLCATDDSLTDSDARTKAHAVFGLINSTPYSAGRSPSRSTRTVLREMAIGALGVSAQSKAFTE; this is encoded by the coding sequence ATGACTGTCCAGGAGTCGAAATCGGGCACTCTGCGAGACCAGCGGAAAGCCGAACGGCGAGCGCAATTGTTGGCTGCAGCGGCAGCACTGTTCGCCGAACGAGGATTCGCATCGGTGCGACTAGAGGACTTGGGTGCAGCCGTCGGAATCAGTGGCCCTGCGGTGTATCGCCACTTTCCGAACAAGGAATCCGTGCTGACCGAGTTGTTGGTCGAGATTTCGGTCTTTCTTCTCGACGGCGGCAAGCGTGTTGTGGATCAGCGGCCGGCCGGCCTCGATGCGCTGTTCGATCTGATCGAGTTTCATTTGGACTTCGCTGTCGGGTCCCCGGCGTTGATTCGGATCCAGGACCGTGACCTGCACAGCCTGCCTGAGGCTGCGCGACGCAAGGTGCGGCGTATGCAGCGCGAGTACGTGGAGTTGTGGGTGACGACTCTGTGTGCCACGGACGACTCGTTGACCGATTCCGATGCGAGGACAAAGGCTCATGCGGTGTTCGGCCTTATCAACTCCACGCCCTACAGTGCTGGAAGAAGTCCATCACGCAGTACTCGAACCGTGTTGCGGGAGATGGCTATCGGGGCGCTCGGCGTGAGTGCGCAGTCAAAGGCGTTCACGGAGTGA
- a CDS encoding acetyl-CoA C-acetyltransferase produces MTTSVIVAGARTPVGRLSGALKDFSGSDLGGIAIRGALEKSGVGPELVEYVIMGQVLTAGAGQMPARQAAVAAGIAMDVPALSINKVCLSGVDAIALADQLIRAGEFEVIVAGGQESMTQAPHLLEKSRAGFKFGDVTMKDHLAYDGLYDVFTDQAMGGLTESCNEGAVACSREEQDAFAAASHQRAAAAWKNGVFDEEVVPVEVAQRRGDPVVFAQDEGIRGDTTVESLGRLRPAFSSSGTITAGNASTINDGAAAVVVMSRAKAESLGLAWVAEIGAHGVVAGPDSSLQSQPARAIVKACGREGIDPVELDLVEINEAFAAVGIASMRELGIAEDRVNVNGGAIAIGHPLGMSGARIVLHLVLELARRGGGVGAAALCGGGGQGDALILRVPKK; encoded by the coding sequence GTGACTACGTCGGTGATTGTGGCTGGGGCTCGGACCCCGGTGGGTCGTTTGTCGGGGGCGTTGAAGGATTTTTCGGGGTCGGATTTGGGTGGGATTGCGATTCGGGGTGCGTTGGAGAAGTCGGGGGTGGGTCCGGAGTTGGTGGAGTACGTGATCATGGGGCAGGTGTTGACGGCGGGGGCGGGTCAGATGCCGGCGCGTCAGGCTGCGGTGGCTGCGGGTATTGCGATGGATGTGCCGGCGTTGTCGATCAACAAGGTGTGTTTGTCGGGTGTGGATGCGATTGCCTTGGCGGATCAGTTGATTCGGGCCGGTGAGTTCGAGGTGATTGTTGCTGGTGGTCAGGAGTCGATGACGCAGGCTCCGCATTTGTTGGAGAAGTCGCGTGCGGGGTTCAAGTTCGGTGATGTGACGATGAAGGATCACCTTGCCTATGACGGGTTGTATGACGTTTTCACTGATCAGGCGATGGGTGGGTTGACGGAGTCGTGTAACGAGGGTGCGGTGGCGTGTAGTCGTGAGGAGCAGGATGCGTTCGCGGCGGCGTCGCATCAGCGTGCGGCTGCGGCGTGGAAGAACGGTGTGTTCGATGAGGAGGTGGTGCCGGTGGAGGTTGCGCAGCGTAGGGGTGATCCGGTGGTGTTTGCGCAGGATGAGGGGATCCGCGGGGATACGACGGTGGAGTCGTTGGGGAGGTTGCGGCCGGCGTTTTCTAGTTCGGGGACGATCACGGCGGGTAATGCCTCGACGATCAATGATGGTGCTGCTGCGGTGGTGGTGATGAGTCGGGCGAAGGCGGAGAGTTTGGGGTTGGCGTGGGTTGCGGAGATCGGTGCGCATGGGGTGGTGGCGGGTCCGGATTCGTCGTTGCAGTCGCAGCCTGCGCGGGCGATTGTGAAGGCGTGTGGTCGGGAGGGGATCGATCCGGTGGAGTTGGATTTGGTGGAGATCAACGAGGCGTTCGCGGCGGTGGGTATTGCGTCGATGCGTGAGTTGGGGATTGCGGAGGATCGGGTCAATGTCAATGGGGGTGCGATTGCGATCGGGCATCCGTTGGGGATGTCGGGTGCTCGGATTGTGTTGCATCTGGTGTTGGAGTTGGCGCGTCGTGGTGGTGGTGTCGGTGCGGCGGCGTTGTGTGGCGGTGGTGGTCAGGGTGATGCCCTGATCCTGCGAGTGCCCAAGAAATAG
- a CDS encoding WhiB family transcriptional regulator, giving the protein MSADAHSAVTRYRALPPRLPAPVVEQWEWQLLGSCRHEDPAVFYPPSSARGRALAVIEEQAKAVCSRCPVLQRCRDYALDAGEPYGIWGATTSKERALDGTPFEAADESTRTPAPEPSAAVTPRSEVTADESPAVRRVHRIGPPIRPYVRSAG; this is encoded by the coding sequence ATGTCCGCCGATGCCCACAGTGCCGTGACCCGTTACCGCGCCCTGCCACCGAGGTTGCCGGCACCTGTTGTCGAGCAATGGGAGTGGCAGCTACTCGGTTCCTGTAGACACGAGGACCCAGCCGTGTTCTACCCGCCGAGCAGTGCTCGCGGACGCGCGCTCGCGGTTATCGAGGAGCAAGCCAAGGCGGTCTGCTCGAGATGTCCGGTACTGCAGCGTTGCCGGGACTACGCGCTCGACGCCGGCGAGCCGTACGGGATTTGGGGTGCGACCACGTCGAAGGAGCGCGCACTGGACGGGACGCCCTTCGAAGCCGCCGACGAATCCACACGAACTCCGGCGCCGGAACCCTCCGCAGCCGTCACCCCGCGTTCCGAGGTGACGGCTGACGAAAGTCCTGCGGTAAGGCGCGTGCACAGAATCGGTCCGCCGATCCGTCCCTACGTCCGCTCGGCGGGGTGA
- a CDS encoding glycerate kinase translates to MDQRKNVIVVAPDSFKGSRSATEVASAMAAGVRDALGSSAVVVECPLADGGEGTLDALATALDAATSSVATVDALGRKRHARVAISGRTGVIEAAEANGLPHVSDAELQPMRADSYGVGLLARRLLDDDVTEILLCIGGSASNDGGTGFLSALGARFLDNDGHEVASGAAGLTDIARIDLTQLHPRAQQVRIRVALDVDNPLLGTHGAAAVFGPQKGATAEDVKAIDAGLAHLASILAAETGIDVTEIPGAGAAGGLPACLSAFLDVRLMPGSDMVLNAVGFDRLCADAALVITGEGSFDSQSLRGKVVAGVRRAAPPHCPVVVIAGRVGLTPQQTRDAGITAALSIAAGPAQLSEMSIATTELVRNTAATVASMFGKFAGINS, encoded by the coding sequence ATGGACCAACGCAAGAACGTCATTGTCGTCGCACCGGATTCCTTCAAGGGCTCCCGATCGGCGACCGAAGTGGCGTCCGCGATGGCCGCCGGAGTGCGCGACGCGCTCGGCTCATCGGCTGTTGTCGTCGAGTGTCCGCTCGCAGACGGCGGCGAAGGCACGCTCGACGCACTGGCCACCGCCCTTGATGCCGCCACCAGCTCGGTAGCCACCGTGGACGCTCTCGGTCGAAAGCGTCACGCCCGCGTTGCGATCTCTGGTAGAACCGGCGTCATCGAGGCCGCCGAAGCGAACGGCCTCCCCCATGTGTCCGACGCGGAACTCCAGCCGATGCGCGCCGACAGCTACGGCGTCGGACTCCTGGCTCGTCGTCTTCTCGACGATGATGTAACCGAGATTCTCCTGTGTATCGGTGGCAGCGCAAGCAACGACGGCGGCACAGGGTTTCTGTCGGCGCTCGGTGCGCGCTTCCTGGACAATGACGGCCACGAAGTCGCCTCGGGCGCAGCCGGTCTCACCGACATAGCTCGGATCGATCTGACTCAGCTTCATCCCCGTGCCCAACAGGTCCGCATCCGGGTCGCACTCGACGTCGACAATCCCCTTCTCGGCACGCACGGCGCCGCGGCGGTCTTCGGACCGCAGAAAGGGGCCACGGCCGAAGACGTGAAGGCCATCGATGCGGGGCTGGCACATCTTGCGTCGATCCTGGCCGCGGAGACCGGCATCGATGTCACCGAGATTCCGGGCGCCGGTGCAGCGGGCGGCCTCCCAGCGTGTCTGAGTGCATTCCTCGATGTGCGCTTGATGCCTGGGTCGGACATGGTCCTGAACGCCGTCGGATTCGATCGGCTGTGTGCGGACGCTGCTCTGGTTATCACGGGCGAGGGATCATTCGACTCGCAGTCGTTGCGAGGCAAAGTCGTTGCCGGCGTCCGGCGGGCGGCTCCACCGCATTGCCCTGTGGTGGTCATCGCCGGTCGTGTCGGCCTGACTCCCCAGCAGACCCGTGACGCCGGAATCACCGCGGCACTGTCGATCGCCGCCGGTCCGGCACAACTCAGCGAAATGTCGATCGCTACAACCGAACTCGTTCGGAACACGGCCGCAACCGTGGCGAGCATGTTCGGGAAGTTCGCCGGAATCAACTCGTAG
- a CDS encoding CdaR family transcriptional regulator has translation MRSSILTAELAQRVVDQVRPVVTHNVNIMDDRGIIIASVDPSRLGTVHHGAVLALERRDAIRIEADRADTRMGVNVPLVIDGVPVGVVGITGTPTIVEPIARVLVLTVSLLLKQEQHLDDSRWREATLHDLLNAMIDGAGVSEARVLAKLRDVGRPLRSPWTILVARSSSSCQPDASSHRNSLVGIDNAVAIERDGSLWVLVGSSDAGTRGVVVDRLHAAGASVVCGRAGATMPELLVDAQKLRVLLGHSVPDGLVHELSSLDVDVLVSRQPDAIARDSVERILAPLNPTLRETASVVISHNLSVVTSATALHTHRNTVVQRLARIKELTGLDLRLFDDAVTMKLALAAARQLADSDKTNSA, from the coding sequence ATGCGGAGTTCGATACTGACCGCCGAGCTCGCCCAACGCGTCGTGGACCAGGTACGTCCCGTCGTCACGCACAACGTCAACATCATGGACGACCGCGGGATCATCATCGCGTCTGTCGACCCCTCACGCCTCGGGACCGTGCACCACGGTGCGGTTCTGGCGCTCGAACGACGCGATGCCATCCGCATCGAGGCAGACCGAGCAGACACTCGTATGGGCGTCAACGTGCCTCTCGTCATCGACGGAGTTCCGGTGGGAGTAGTCGGAATCACCGGTACGCCGACCATCGTCGAACCCATTGCCCGCGTTCTGGTTCTGACGGTGTCACTACTGCTCAAGCAAGAGCAGCATCTCGACGATTCACGTTGGCGAGAAGCGACTCTCCACGATCTGCTCAATGCGATGATCGACGGTGCCGGGGTGTCGGAAGCTCGCGTGCTGGCGAAGCTGCGCGACGTCGGCAGACCGCTCCGCTCGCCATGGACCATTCTCGTCGCGCGCAGCAGTTCGAGCTGTCAGCCGGACGCGTCGAGTCATCGAAACAGCCTGGTGGGAATCGACAACGCCGTCGCGATCGAACGCGACGGTTCCCTCTGGGTTCTCGTGGGTTCGTCCGATGCCGGCACTCGCGGGGTAGTCGTCGATCGACTGCACGCCGCGGGGGCGTCCGTCGTGTGCGGCCGCGCCGGCGCGACGATGCCGGAATTGCTCGTGGACGCACAGAAACTGAGAGTGTTGCTCGGGCACTCCGTTCCCGACGGCCTCGTCCACGAATTGTCCAGTCTCGACGTCGACGTGCTTGTGAGTCGACAACCCGACGCAATTGCCCGTGACTCGGTCGAGCGCATTCTCGCACCACTGAACCCGACGCTGCGCGAGACGGCCTCGGTGGTGATCTCCCACAACCTGTCCGTCGTCACGTCGGCAACCGCACTGCATACCCACCGCAATACCGTCGTGCAACGCCTGGCGCGGATCAAGGAGCTGACCGGGCTCGATCTGCGACTCTTCGACGACGCCGTGACCATGAAGTTGGCGCTTGCTGCAGCTCGGCAACTCGCCGACAGCGACAAGACGAACAGTGCATGA
- a CDS encoding SRPBCC family protein: MARFRLKPVSDHSIFETAKYTYTYTLDLAADANTVWAGLTADQPLAWCSALKGKYTSGRPFESGTTRSVVVARLLGLNERFFEWDESNRRHSFYVESASLPLFGVFAEDYQITPTATGCRFVWRFALEARPGLGVLLAVTQPLNKKVLLDGLVRDTIAHFGHA; encoded by the coding sequence ATGGCTCGCTTTCGCTTGAAGCCGGTATCCGACCACAGTATTTTCGAGACGGCGAAGTACACCTACACGTACACGTTGGATCTCGCGGCCGATGCGAACACCGTCTGGGCCGGCCTCACGGCAGACCAACCGTTGGCGTGGTGTTCGGCATTGAAGGGAAAGTACACCTCGGGGCGTCCGTTCGAGAGCGGAACTACTCGCAGCGTCGTCGTCGCTCGCCTCCTTGGCTTGAACGAGCGATTCTTCGAATGGGACGAGAGCAATCGGCGTCATTCCTTCTACGTCGAGAGCGCGAGCTTGCCGCTCTTCGGCGTGTTTGCGGAGGACTACCAGATCACGCCCACCGCGACCGGCTGCCGATTTGTCTGGCGCTTCGCCTTGGAAGCCAGGCCGGGCTTGGGAGTCCTGCTGGCAGTGACTCAACCACTGAACAAGAAGGTGCTTCTCGACGGTTTGGTGCGCGACACGATCGCCCACTTCGGGCACGCGTGA
- a CDS encoding VOC family protein, which translates to MSTTDDKQRSLHHANERERIKDQYLVPKNERPRSSARGLHHTALISSDVQRTVEFYQGVLEFPLTELIENRDYPGSSHFFFDIGNGNLLAFFDFPGLEVGPYQEVLGGLHHVAISVEPNRWEILRARLIDAGIELAEHSEVSLYFRDPDGARIELIADPLGEMYGSHVL; encoded by the coding sequence ATGAGCACGACAGACGACAAGCAGCGGTCCCTGCATCATGCAAACGAACGCGAACGAATCAAGGACCAGTATCTGGTCCCCAAGAATGAACGTCCGAGATCGTCCGCGCGTGGACTGCACCATACGGCACTGATCAGCAGTGACGTCCAGCGAACAGTGGAGTTCTATCAGGGCGTGTTGGAATTCCCACTGACGGAACTGATCGAGAACCGCGACTACCCAGGTTCGTCGCACTTCTTCTTCGACATCGGCAACGGCAACCTCCTCGCATTCTTCGACTTTCCCGGGCTCGAGGTCGGGCCGTATCAGGAAGTCCTCGGAGGGCTGCATCACGTAGCGATCAGCGTCGAACCGAACCGCTGGGAAATCCTGCGCGCCAGGCTGATCGATGCCGGAATCGAACTGGCCGAGCACAGCGAGGTATCGCTCTACTTCCGCGACCCCGACGGCGCCCGCATCGAACTGATCGCCGACCCGCTCGGCGAGATGTACGGAAGTCACGTGCTCTGA
- a CDS encoding MarR family winged helix-turn-helix transcriptional regulator: MNATRWLEPQEQYAWRAYLEATRLLVRTLDNQLTRDTGISFTDFELLVVLSEAPERRLRMSELADAVTTTRSGVTRASSRLVDAGWVIRVKCENDKRGMSAELTDAGMAKLTAASPGHVAAVRENMFDLLSADDVDAIGRGCQRMREHMSGKSGTAR, translated from the coding sequence ATGAACGCGACGCGATGGCTCGAACCTCAGGAGCAATACGCCTGGCGCGCGTACCTCGAAGCAACACGGCTTCTCGTTCGCACTCTGGACAATCAATTGACCCGTGATACCGGCATCTCGTTCACCGATTTCGAGTTGCTCGTCGTGTTGTCCGAGGCGCCGGAACGGCGACTCCGCATGAGTGAACTGGCGGACGCTGTCACTACCACCCGTAGCGGGGTCACTCGTGCGAGCAGCCGCTTGGTGGACGCAGGCTGGGTAATTCGAGTCAAGTGCGAGAACGACAAGCGAGGAATGTCCGCCGAGCTGACCGACGCCGGTATGGCCAAGCTGACAGCCGCAAGCCCGGGTCATGTAGCAGCCGTGCGGGAGAACATGTTCGATCTCCTTTCGGCCGACGATGTCGACGCGATCGGCCGAGGTTGTCAGCGCATGCGCGAGCATATGTCCGGCAAATCGGGAACCGCTCGCTGA
- a CDS encoding metalloregulator ArsR/SmtB family transcription factor: MPEEPGVAELFKALADPTRRVILDELVLRDEQTLFELCTRLVSIHGMSSSRQAVSQHLDVLEAAGLVRVERKGRYKFHFLDTAPLARIAERWTSPHHPEPKELS; this comes from the coding sequence GTGCCCGAGGAGCCGGGAGTTGCCGAGTTGTTCAAAGCCTTGGCCGACCCGACCCGTCGAGTGATCCTCGACGAGTTGGTTCTCAGGGACGAGCAGACATTGTTCGAGCTGTGCACCAGGCTGGTCTCCATACACGGCATGTCTTCGTCGAGGCAAGCGGTCTCGCAACACTTGGATGTCCTCGAAGCCGCGGGGCTGGTCCGAGTGGAGCGTAAGGGCCGCTACAAGTTTCACTTTCTCGACACCGCGCCGCTGGCACGCATCGCCGAGAGATGGACCTCCCCGCATCACCCTGAACCGAAGGAACTGTCATGA
- a CDS encoding VOC family protein, with amino-acid sequence MKIYISSLMVTDQNKARDFYTEILGFVVKHDIPLGEHSWLTLVSPGNEDGPELGLEPAEHPAVKPFRDALMEDGIPATSFAVEDVYAEYERLLALGVVFTQKPTEMGPVTVATFDDTCGNLIQISSYAG; translated from the coding sequence ATGAAGATCTACATCTCGAGTCTGATGGTCACCGATCAGAACAAGGCCCGTGACTTCTATACCGAAATCCTTGGTTTCGTGGTCAAGCACGACATTCCTTTGGGGGAACACTCGTGGCTCACCCTGGTGAGTCCCGGCAACGAGGACGGGCCGGAACTCGGACTCGAACCGGCCGAGCATCCTGCAGTGAAGCCGTTCCGGGATGCACTCATGGAAGATGGCATTCCCGCAACCTCGTTCGCCGTCGAGGACGTGTACGCCGAATACGAACGTCTCCTCGCTCTCGGCGTCGTGTTCACTCAGAAGCCAACCGAGATGGGCCCGGTCACGGTCGCGACGTTCGACGACACCTGCGGCAATCTCATTCAGATTTCCAGCTACGCAGGCTAG
- a CDS encoding cysteine hydrolase family protein, whose amino-acid sequence MTTLTDRPNTALLVVDVQNDVMASSIESDAVVSRIAELVAKARAAAVPIVWVQHSSEELVEGSAGWEYVPELTRDASEPLIHKTFGDSFEETELESVLAELAVGALVIAGAQTDFCIRSTLHGALARGYDATLVSDAHTTEDLSKWGAPPPAQVIAHTNLYWDNQKAPGRTTGAVPTEDIRFDQ is encoded by the coding sequence ATGACCACTCTGACCGACCGTCCGAACACAGCATTGCTCGTAGTCGATGTCCAGAACGATGTCATGGCCTCCTCGATCGAGTCCGACGCAGTTGTGTCTCGAATCGCCGAGCTGGTCGCGAAGGCACGAGCGGCAGCAGTGCCGATCGTATGGGTCCAACATTCGTCCGAAGAGCTGGTCGAAGGGTCAGCGGGGTGGGAATACGTTCCCGAACTCACCAGAGATGCTTCCGAACCCTTGATCCACAAGACTTTCGGCGACTCGTTCGAGGAAACAGAGCTCGAGTCCGTTCTCGCCGAGCTGGCCGTCGGCGCACTCGTCATAGCCGGTGCGCAAACCGATTTCTGCATCCGCAGCACATTGCACGGCGCCCTCGCCCGCGGCTACGACGCCACTCTCGTCAGCGACGCGCACACAACCGAAGACCTGAGCAAGTGGGGCGCTCCCCCTCCGGCGCAGGTCATCGCGCACACCAACCTGTACTGGGACAATCAGAAAGCTCCGGGCAGGACGACGGGAGCTGTGCCGACCGAGGACATCCGATTCGATCAGTAG